From Micromonospora echinospora, one genomic window encodes:
- the rplJ gene encoding 50S ribosomal protein L10 — protein sequence MADKPIRADKATAVAELTEQFRGAGATVLTEYRGLTVAQLTQLRRSLGRETTYTVAKNTLAKRAATDAGISGLDELFSGPTALTFVSGDVVEAAKGLRDFAKANPKLVIKGGVFEGKAISAAEVTKLADLESREVLLAKLAGAMKGNLSKAAALFQAPLSKTARLAAALQDKREKEGAEAA from the coding sequence ATGGCGGACAAGCCGATCCGGGCCGACAAGGCCACGGCCGTCGCCGAGCTGACCGAGCAGTTCCGGGGCGCCGGCGCCACCGTGCTGACCGAGTACCGCGGCCTCACGGTCGCCCAGCTGACCCAGCTGCGGCGTTCGCTGGGCCGGGAGACCACCTACACGGTCGCCAAGAACACGCTGGCCAAGCGCGCCGCGACGGACGCTGGCATCAGCGGCCTCGACGAGCTGTTCTCCGGTCCTACCGCGCTGACTTTCGTTTCGGGCGACGTCGTCGAGGCGGCGAAGGGGCTTCGCGACTTCGCGAAGGCCAACCCGAAGCTCGTCATCAAGGGCGGTGTCTTCGAGGGCAAGGCCATCTCCGCGGCCGAGGTCACGAAGCTCGCCGACCTGGAGTCCCGTGAGGTGCTGCTGGCCAAGCTGGCCGGCGCGATGAAGGGCAACCTGAGCAAGGCCGCGGCCCTGTTCCAGGCCCCGCTGTCGAAGACCGCCCGTCTGGCGGCTGCTCTGCAGGACAAGCGCGAGAAGGAGGGCGCCGAGGCGGCCTGA
- the rplL gene encoding 50S ribosomal protein L7/L12, which yields MAKLSTDELLDAFKEMTLIELSEFVKQFEETFEVTAAAPAAMMVAGPAGGGAAAEAEPEKDEFDVVLEADGGKKIQVIKVVRELTGLGLKEAKDAVEGAPKAILEKVNKETAEKAKAKLEGEGAKVTLK from the coding sequence ATGGCGAAGCTCAGCACCGACGAGCTGCTCGACGCGTTCAAGGAGATGACGCTGATCGAGCTCTCCGAGTTCGTGAAGCAGTTCGAGGAGACCTTCGAGGTCACCGCCGCGGCCCCGGCCGCGATGATGGTCGCCGGCCCGGCCGGTGGCGGCGCGGCCGCCGAGGCCGAGCCGGAGAAGGACGAGTTCGACGTCGTCCTCGAGGCCGACGGTGGCAAGAAGATCCAGGTCATCAAGGTCGTGCGTGAGCTGACCGGCCTGGGCCTGAAGGAGGCCAAGGACGCCGTCGAGGGCGCCCCGAAGGCCATCCTGGAGAAGGTCAACAAGGAGACCGCCGAGAAGGCCAAGGCCAAGCTCGAGGGTGAGGGCGCCAAGGTCACCCTCAAGTGA